One Leisingera sp. M658 genomic window carries:
- the gltB gene encoding glutamate synthase large subunit: MTKYDADWVRAEEAKRKWMAENGLYSEEEEHSSCGVGLVVSVDGKKSRRVVEAGIDALKAIWHRGAVDADGKTGDGAGIHVQIPVPFFYDQIRRTGHEPRQDELMAVGQVFLPRTDFGAQERCRTIMETEVLRMGYSIYGWRHVPVDVTCLGEKANATRPEIEQILISNAKGVDEETFERELYVIRRRVEKAANAAAISGLYIASLSCRSIIYKGMMLAEQVAVFYPDLMDARFESAFAIYHQRYSTNTFPQWWLAQPFRMLAHNGEINTLKGNLNWMKSHEIRMASATFGDHAEDIKPIVPGGASDSAALDGVFEVLVRAGRSAPMAKTMLVPESWSKQAVELPQAWRDMYSYCNSVMEPWDGPAALAMTDGRWVCAGLDRNGLRPMRYVVTGDGLVIAGSEAGMVPIDEANVVEKGALGPGQMLAVDMQKGKLFNDQQIKDKLSRALPFGDWVKRINDLDTTLASATEQPLFTGEELRRRQVAAGYTIEELEQILAPMAEDGKESLASMGDDTPSAVLSKMYRPLSHFFRQNFSQVTNPPIDSLREFRVMSLKTRFGNLKNVLDEDSSQTEIIVLESPFVGNAQWDKLVDQLNAPLAEIDCSFAPGRGSLSAALERIRAEAEEAVRSGAGHIVLTDQFSGAGKVAMPMILATSAVHSHLTRKGLRTFCSLNVRSAECIDPHYFAVLIGCGATVVNAYLAEDSLADRIDRGLLDGSLTENVARYREAIDQGLLKIMAKMGISVVSSYRGGLNFEAVGLSRAMCAEYFPGMTSRISGIGVTGIQTKAEEIHAKAWTSAEGVLPIGGFYKARKSGETHAWEATSMHMMQMACNRASFELWKQYSAKMQSNPPIHLRDLLHIKPLGNAVPIEEVESITSIRKRFVTPGMSLGALSPEAHKTLNVAMNRIGAKSDSGEGGEDPAHFVPEPNGDNPSAKIKQVASGRFGVTAEYLNQCEELEIKVAQGAKPGEGGQLPGMKVTDLIARLRHSTKGVTLISPPPHHDIYSIEDLAQLIYDLKQINPRCKVTVKLVASSGVGTIAAGVAKAKADVILISGHNGGTGASPATSIKYAGLPWEMGLTEAHQVLAMNNLRERVTLRTDGGLRTGRDIVMAAMLGAEEYGIGTAALIAMGCIMVRQCQSNTCPVGVCTQDEALRGKFTGNADKVVNLITFYAQEVREILASIGARSLDEVIGRADLLAQVSRGSAHLDDLDLNPLLITVDGSANIVYNRDKDRNAVPDTLDAEIVRDAARFLQDGEKMQLSYAVQNTHRTVGTRTSSHIVRNFGMRNSFQPDHLTVKLQGSAGQSLGAFAAPGLKLEVSGDANDYVGKGLSGGTIVVRPPQVSPLNASENTIIGNTVLYGATDGYLFAAGRAGERFGVRNSGASVVIEGCGACGCEYMTGGVAVILGTIGANFGAGMTGGMAYLYDPDGKAETMMNMESLVTCPVTVAHWEGELKTLIARHLEETGSRKAAEILQHWDIEKANFLQVCPKEMLGKLAHPVMQEQAAVPAE, from the coding sequence ATGACCAAATATGATGCCGATTGGGTGCGCGCCGAGGAAGCCAAGCGCAAGTGGATGGCTGAAAACGGCCTGTATTCCGAGGAGGAAGAGCATTCCTCTTGCGGTGTGGGACTGGTGGTCTCCGTTGACGGCAAGAAAAGCCGCAGGGTGGTTGAGGCCGGCATCGATGCGCTGAAGGCGATCTGGCACCGCGGCGCGGTGGATGCCGATGGCAAGACCGGCGATGGCGCCGGTATCCATGTGCAGATCCCGGTTCCGTTCTTTTACGACCAGATCCGCCGCACCGGCCACGAGCCGCGCCAGGATGAGCTGATGGCGGTGGGCCAGGTGTTTCTGCCGCGCACCGATTTCGGCGCCCAGGAACGCTGCCGGACCATCATGGAAACCGAAGTTCTGCGCATGGGGTATTCCATCTATGGCTGGCGTCATGTGCCTGTGGACGTGACCTGCCTGGGTGAAAAGGCCAACGCGACCCGCCCCGAGATCGAGCAGATCCTGATCTCCAACGCCAAGGGCGTGGACGAGGAAACCTTTGAGCGCGAGCTGTATGTGATCCGCCGCCGGGTTGAGAAGGCGGCCAATGCCGCAGCGATTTCGGGCCTGTATATTGCCTCGCTGTCCTGCCGGTCGATCATCTACAAGGGCATGATGCTGGCCGAGCAGGTGGCGGTATTCTACCCCGACCTGATGGATGCGCGGTTCGAGAGCGCCTTTGCGATCTATCACCAGCGCTATTCCACCAACACCTTCCCGCAGTGGTGGCTGGCGCAGCCATTCCGGATGCTGGCCCATAACGGTGAGATCAACACGCTGAAGGGCAACCTGAACTGGATGAAGAGCCATGAAATCCGCATGGCGTCGGCGACCTTTGGCGACCATGCCGAAGACATCAAGCCGATCGTGCCGGGCGGCGCGTCGGACTCGGCGGCTCTGGATGGTGTGTTCGAAGTTCTGGTGCGTGCGGGCCGGTCGGCGCCGATGGCAAAAACCATGCTGGTGCCGGAAAGCTGGTCCAAGCAGGCGGTGGAGCTGCCGCAGGCCTGGCGCGACATGTATTCCTACTGCAACTCGGTGATGGAACCCTGGGACGGACCCGCGGCGCTGGCGATGACCGATGGCCGCTGGGTCTGTGCCGGCCTGGACCGCAACGGTCTGCGCCCGATGCGCTATGTGGTGACCGGCGACGGGCTGGTGATTGCCGGCTCCGAAGCAGGCATGGTTCCGATCGACGAGGCAAACGTGGTCGAGAAGGGCGCGCTGGGTCCGGGCCAGATGCTGGCTGTCGACATGCAGAAGGGCAAGCTGTTCAACGACCAGCAGATCAAGGACAAACTATCCCGTGCGCTGCCGTTCGGCGATTGGGTCAAGCGGATTAACGATCTGGACACTACCCTGGCCAGCGCCACTGAGCAGCCGCTGTTCACCGGCGAAGAGCTGCGCCGCCGTCAGGTTGCCGCCGGCTATACCATCGAGGAGCTGGAGCAGATCCTGGCGCCGATGGCCGAGGACGGCAAGGAATCGCTGGCCTCGATGGGCGATGATACGCCGTCTGCGGTGCTGTCGAAGATGTACCGCCCGCTAAGCCACTTCTTCCGCCAGAACTTCAGCCAGGTGACCAACCCGCCGATCGACAGTTTGCGTGAATTCCGGGTGATGTCGCTGAAGACCCGCTTCGGCAACCTCAAGAACGTGCTGGACGAAGACAGCAGCCAGACCGAGATCATTGTGCTGGAGAGCCCCTTTGTCGGCAACGCCCAGTGGGACAAGCTGGTGGACCAGCTGAACGCGCCGCTGGCCGAGATCGACTGTTCCTTTGCGCCGGGCCGCGGGTCGCTGAGTGCAGCATTGGAGCGGATCCGGGCCGAGGCCGAAGAAGCCGTGCGCTCGGGCGCCGGCCATATCGTGCTGACCGACCAGTTTTCAGGCGCGGGCAAGGTGGCGATGCCGATGATCCTGGCGACCTCTGCCGTGCATTCGCATCTGACCCGCAAGGGGCTGCGTACCTTCTGTTCGCTGAATGTGCGGTCAGCTGAGTGCATTGACCCGCATTATTTTGCGGTGCTGATCGGCTGCGGTGCAACCGTGGTGAACGCCTATCTGGCCGAGGATTCGCTGGCTGACCGGATTGACCGCGGTCTGCTGGACGGCTCGCTGACCGAAAACGTTGCGCGTTACCGTGAAGCCATTGACCAGGGTCTGTTGAAGATCATGGCCAAGATGGGGATTTCGGTGGTGTCATCTTATCGCGGCGGTCTGAATTTTGAAGCCGTGGGCCTGTCGCGCGCCATGTGCGCCGAGTATTTCCCGGGCATGACCTCGCGCATTTCCGGCATCGGTGTGACCGGCATTCAGACCAAGGCGGAGGAGATCCACGCCAAGGCCTGGACCTCAGCCGAAGGCGTGCTGCCGATCGGTGGTTTCTACAAGGCGCGCAAGTCGGGTGAGACCCACGCCTGGGAAGCGACCTCGATGCATATGATGCAAATGGCCTGCAACAGAGCCTCATTCGAGCTGTGGAAACAGTATTCGGCCAAAATGCAGTCGAACCCGCCGATCCACCTGCGCGACTTGTTGCACATCAAACCGCTGGGCAATGCCGTACCGATTGAGGAGGTGGAATCGATCACCTCGATCCGCAAGCGGTTCGTGACACCTGGCATGTCGCTGGGGGCGCTGTCGCCCGAAGCGCATAAGACGCTGAACGTGGCGATGAACCGGATTGGCGCCAAGTCGGATTCGGGCGAGGGCGGCGAAGATCCGGCGCACTTCGTGCCGGAGCCAAACGGCGATAACCCCTCTGCGAAAATCAAGCAGGTGGCCTCGGGGCGCTTTGGTGTGACTGCTGAATACCTGAACCAGTGCGAAGAGCTGGAAATCAAAGTTGCCCAGGGTGCCAAGCCCGGCGAGGGCGGCCAGCTGCCGGGGATGAAGGTCACTGACCTTATTGCCCGCCTGCGCCACTCGACCAAGGGGGTGACTCTGATCTCGCCGCCGCCGCACCACGACATCTACTCGATCGAGGATCTGGCACAGCTGATCTACGACCTGAAGCAAATCAACCCGCGCTGCAAGGTGACGGTGAAGCTGGTGGCGTCCTCTGGCGTTGGCACAATTGCCGCCGGCGTGGCCAAGGCAAAGGCGGATGTGATTCTGATCTCGGGCCACAACGGCGGCACCGGGGCGTCGCCTGCGACCTCGATCAAATATGCGGGCCTGCCGTGGGAGATGGGCCTGACCGAAGCGCATCAGGTGCTGGCGATGAACAACCTGCGCGAGCGGGTGACGCTGCGCACCGACGGCGGATTGCGCACCGGGCGCGATATCGTGATGGCGGCAATGCTGGGGGCCGAGGAATACGGCATCGGCACCGCAGCGCTGATCGCGATGGGCTGCATCATGGTGCGCCAGTGCCAGTCCAACACCTGCCCTGTGGGGGTCTGCACCCAGGACGAAGCGCTGCGCGGCAAGTTCACCGGCAATGCCGACAAGGTGGTGAACCTGATCACCTTCTATGCGCAGGAAGTGCGGGAAATCCTTGCCTCCATCGGCGCGCGTAGCCTGGATGAGGTGATCGGTCGGGCGGATCTTCTGGCGCAGGTGTCGCGCGGTTCCGCCCATCTGGACGATCTGGATCTGAACCCGTTGCTGATCACCGTCGATGGCTCGGCCAACATCGTTTACAACCGCGACAAGGACCGCAATGCAGTGCCGGATACGCTGGATGCGGAGATTGTGCGCGACGCCGCCCGCTTCCTGCAGGATGGCGAGAAGATGCAGCTGTCTTATGCGGTGCAGAACACTCACCGCACCGTGGGCACCCGCACTTCCAGCCATATCGTGCGCAATTTCGGCATGCGGAACTCGTTCCAGCCGGATCATCTGACGGTGAAGCTGCAAGGTTCGGCCGGCCAGTCGCTGGGCGCATTTGCTGCACCGGGGCTGAAGCTGGAAGTGTCGGGTGATGCCAACGATTATGTAGGCAAGGGCTTGTCGGGCGGCACCATCGTGGTGCGCCCGCCGCAGGTCAGCCCGCTGAATGCGTCTGAAAACACCATTATCGGCAATACCGTTCTGTACGGCGCCACCGACGGCTACCTGTTTGCAGCCGGCCGCGCAGGCGAGCGGTTCGGCGTGCGGAACTCGGGTGCCTCGGTTGTGATCGAGGGCTGCGGTGCCTGCGGCTGTGAATACATGACCGGCGGTGTGGCCGTGATCTTGGGCACAATCGGCGCCAACTTTGGTGCGGGCATGACCGGCGGCATGGCCTATCTTTATGATCCCGACGGCAAGGCTGAAACCATGATGAACATGGAATCGCTGGTCACCTGCCCGGTCACCGTGGCGCATTGGGAGGGTGAGCTGAAAACCCTGATCGCCCGCCATCTGGAGGAAACCGGCAGCCGCAAGGCCGCAGAGATCCTGCAGCATTGGGACATCGAAAAGGCAAACTTTCTGCAGGTCTGCCCGAAAGAGATGCTTGGCAAGCTGGCACATCCGGTGATGCAGGAACAGGCGGCCGTTCCGGCGGAATAA
- a CDS encoding glutathione S-transferase family protein, with amino-acid sequence MARLYHVPLSPFCRKVRLSLAEKKIEVELVEERYWEQDADFLRRNPAAKIPVIRLDGKMMAESAAICEYLEETRPEPCLMPRDAEGRYEMRRLVSWFDDKFHSEVTSKLLYERVNKKITGEGYPDSRNVKAGAKAIKYHLDYMAWLLDHRRWLAGDMMTLADFAAAAHLSSLDYISDVDWNRSAVVKDWYAKIKSRPAFRSILADQVPGFRPPPHYTDLDF; translated from the coding sequence ATGGCGCGCCTTTATCACGTTCCCCTGTCCCCGTTTTGCCGCAAGGTGCGGTTGTCATTGGCGGAAAAGAAAATTGAGGTGGAATTGGTCGAGGAGCGCTATTGGGAGCAGGATGCTGATTTCCTGCGCCGGAACCCGGCGGCAAAGATCCCGGTGATCCGCCTGGATGGCAAGATGATGGCCGAAAGCGCGGCGATCTGCGAATACCTGGAAGAAACCCGGCCTGAGCCATGCCTAATGCCCCGCGATGCCGAAGGCCGCTATGAGATGCGCCGGCTGGTCAGCTGGTTCGATGACAAATTCCACAGCGAAGTGACGTCGAAGCTGCTGTATGAGCGGGTGAACAAGAAGATCACCGGTGAGGGCTATCCTGACAGCCGCAATGTGAAAGCCGGCGCCAAGGCGATCAAATACCATCTGGATTACATGGCCTGGCTGCTGGACCACCGGCGCTGGCTGGCGGGCGATATGATGACGCTGGCGGATTTTGCCGCGGCTGCGCATCTGTCGTCGCTGGATTATATCTCGGATGTGGACTGGAACCGCTCGGCGGTGGTCAAGGACTGGTACGCCAAGATCAAGTCGCGGCCTGCTTTCCGGTCGATCCTGGCGGATCAGGTGCCGGGGTTCCGGCCGCCGCCGCATTACACTGATCTGGATTTCTGA
- a CDS encoding hydantoinase/oxoprolinase family protein, translating into MTLLLGVDTGGTYTDAVLIRDEKEVIASAKSLTTRQDLAIGVGGAIRAVLEQSGVQPEEVSLAALSTTLATNALVEGQGGRVALIYIGFAESDLDRHGLKDALKGDPALVLAGGHTHAGSEAAPLDVEALEMFLRTEGQGVTGFAVAGVFATRNPAHEIEAARIIHEMTGAPATCSHQLSAKLNGPKRAVTAVLNARLIGMIDRLIGRAQDTLRDLGIKAPMMVVRGDGALMSGGQARERPIETILSGPAASIVGARWMTGADHALVSDIGGTTTDVALIKDGKPAIDPAGARVGEFRTMVEAVAMRTTGLGGDSQVHLNTSGLAGGLTLGPRRVVPVSLIATDAPEVVHAALDEQLRNSTVGEYDGRFVRAVPGVPVAGLSEREAGLLGRIGMQVHPLGQILRTRMEHGSLNRLVDRGLVQVSGVSPSDASHVLGRVHAWDREAAEKALTLFARRRVGSGDMVAQDAGALAQMIIAQLTEQTALTLLESAFAEEAESFGLPEKELARHVLLQKGLARHRGLLALDAVLNVDVVGLGASAPSYYPAVAERLHCNMILPEHAGVANAIGAVVGRVTMRRSGTVTSPAEGKYRVHLESGPADYPESREALEALETALTQEARGAAEEAGAEDIHVHVERDIRTAQVESREVFVEGTLTVEASGRPRVAAD; encoded by the coding sequence ATGACGCTGCTCTTGGGTGTGGATACGGGCGGAACCTATACCGATGCGGTGCTGATCCGCGACGAGAAAGAGGTAATCGCCTCGGCCAAGTCGCTGACTACGCGGCAGGATCTGGCGATTGGCGTTGGCGGTGCGATCCGGGCGGTGCTGGAACAGTCGGGAGTTCAGCCGGAGGAGGTGTCGCTGGCGGCGCTGTCCACCACCTTGGCCACCAATGCGCTGGTCGAGGGCCAGGGCGGCCGTGTGGCGCTGATCTATATTGGTTTTGCCGAGAGCGATCTGGACCGGCACGGATTGAAGGATGCCTTGAAAGGGGATCCGGCGCTTGTGCTTGCCGGCGGGCACACCCATGCGGGCAGCGAGGCGGCACCCTTGGACGTGGAGGCATTGGAGATGTTCCTGCGCACCGAGGGTCAGGGGGTAACCGGCTTTGCGGTTGCCGGGGTTTTTGCCACCCGCAATCCAGCGCATGAGATTGAGGCGGCGCGGATCATTCACGAGATGACCGGGGCGCCCGCCACCTGTTCGCACCAGCTATCGGCCAAGTTGAACGGGCCTAAGCGGGCGGTGACCGCGGTGCTGAACGCGCGGCTTATAGGGATGATCGACCGGCTGATCGGGCGGGCGCAGGACACGTTGCGCGATCTGGGTATCAAGGCGCCGATGATGGTCGTGCGCGGCGACGGCGCGCTGATGAGCGGCGGGCAGGCACGGGAGCGGCCGATTGAGACCATCCTGTCCGGCCCGGCGGCCTCAATCGTCGGCGCGCGCTGGATGACCGGGGCGGATCATGCGCTGGTGAGCGACATTGGCGGCACCACAACGGATGTGGCGCTGATCAAGGATGGCAAGCCGGCGATTGATCCGGCGGGGGCCCGGGTTGGCGAATTCCGCACCATGGTCGAGGCGGTGGCGATGCGCACCACCGGCCTGGGCGGCGACAGCCAGGTGCATTTGAACACCAGCGGCCTGGCGGGCGGGCTGACCTTGGGGCCGCGCCGGGTGGTGCCGGTGTCATTGATTGCCACGGATGCGCCTGAGGTGGTGCACGCCGCGCTGGATGAGCAGCTGCGCAACAGCACAGTGGGCGAGTATGACGGCCGGTTTGTGCGGGCGGTGCCGGGGGTGCCGGTTGCGGGTCTGAGCGAGCGCGAAGCCGGGCTGCTGGGACGCATCGGGATGCAGGTGCATCCTCTGGGCCAAATACTGCGTACCCGGATGGAGCACGGCTCCTTGAACCGGTTGGTGGACCGCGGGCTGGTGCAGGTCTCTGGCGTGTCTCCCTCGGATGCGAGCCACGTTCTGGGCCGGGTGCACGCCTGGGACCGCGAGGCGGCGGAGAAAGCGCTGACACTGTTTGCCCGCCGCAGGGTTGGCAGCGGTGATATGGTGGCACAGGATGCAGGAGCGTTGGCGCAGATGATCATTGCTCAGTTGACCGAGCAAACCGCTTTGACCTTGTTAGAGTCTGCTTTTGCCGAAGAAGCGGAAAGCTTTGGCCTGCCGGAGAAAGAGCTGGCCCGGCATGTGCTGCTGCAAAAGGGGCTGGCCCGGCACCGTGGCCTGTTGGCGCTTGATGCTGTGCTGAATGTGGATGTTGTCGGGCTTGGCGCCTCTGCCCCAAGCTATTACCCGGCGGTGGCGGAGCGGCTGCATTGCAATATGATCCTGCCGGAACATGCCGGGGTCGCCAATGCCATTGGTGCCGTGGTGGGCCGCGTCACTATGCGGCGCAGCGGCACCGTAACCTCGCCCGCTGAGGGCAAGTACCGGGTTCATTTGGAGAGCGGGCCGGCGGATTATCCGGAGTCCAGAGAAGCGCTGGAGGCGCTGGAGACGGCCCTGACGCAAGAGGCCCGCGGTGCGGCGGAAGAGGCCGGTGCCGAGGATATTCACGTGCATGTGGAGCGGGATATCCGCACAGCACAGGTGGAATCGCGGGAGGTCTTTGTTGAGGGTACGCTGACGGTGGAAGCCAGCGGACGGCCGCGGGTGGCGGCCGATTAG
- the mtgA gene encoding monofunctional biosynthetic peptidoglycan transglycosylase, producing MAKAVAKKKKAKSSKKAVKLKVQPLRWLRRWLLRAVLAAAAGFVFLILLFSVVNPPITHTIWAEQRRLGEVDRIWVPLEEIAPVLARSVVAAEDAQFCRHWGFDARAIQAAIEAGGARGGSTISQQVVKNVFLWQGRSWPRKVLETLLTPAVEIVWSKRRILEVYLNVSEMDEGVFGAEAAARKYFGVGPDQLSARQAALIAAVLPNPKDRSARRPSGFVQRRAAQIADGAATIRADGRAACFED from the coding sequence ATGGCAAAGGCAGTTGCGAAAAAGAAGAAAGCCAAGAGCAGTAAGAAGGCGGTAAAGCTGAAGGTCCAGCCCCTTCGCTGGCTGCGGCGCTGGCTGTTGCGGGCGGTGCTGGCTGCGGCGGCGGGATTCGTCTTCCTCATCCTGTTGTTTTCGGTGGTGAACCCGCCGATCACCCACACCATCTGGGCAGAACAGCGCCGCTTGGGTGAGGTGGACCGGATTTGGGTGCCGCTGGAGGAGATCGCTCCGGTTCTGGCGCGCTCGGTGGTGGCCGCCGAGGATGCGCAGTTCTGCCGTCACTGGGGGTTCGATGCCCGCGCTATCCAGGCGGCGATTGAGGCAGGCGGTGCCCGCGGCGGTTCTACCATTTCGCAGCAGGTGGTCAAAAACGTGTTCCTGTGGCAAGGCCGCAGCTGGCCGCGCAAGGTGCTGGAGACGCTGCTGACTCCGGCGGTGGAGATTGTCTGGAGCAAACGGCGGATTCTTGAGGTTTACCTGAACGTCTCCGAAATGGACGAGGGCGTGTTTGGCGCCGAAGCTGCGGCGCGCAAATACTTCGGTGTTGGCCCGGATCAGTTGAGTGCACGTCAGGCAGCGCTGATTGCCGCTGTGCTGCCCAATCCCAAGGACCGCTCTGCCCGCCGGCCCAGCGGTTTCGTGCAGCGCCGTGCCGCACAGATCGCCGATGGGGCGGCCACCATTCGCGCAGACGGGCGGGCGGCCTGTTTCGAGGATTGA
- the queG gene encoding tRNA epoxyqueuosine(34) reductase QueG, with translation MTAALKERLVAQALAEGFVSCRVCRPWDVPQVPGRLRAFLDAGYHGQMGWMAERSHWRGDPALLWPDARSVIMLAESYTPDEDPMAVVGQADRGAVSVYARNKDYHGLVKKRLKRLARWLIAEAGEDCEVKVFVDTAPVPEKALGMAAGLGWQGKHSNLVSRDWGNWAFLGSVFTTIELPADDSERDRCGSCRACLDSCPTDAFPAPYQVDARRCISYLTIEHKGPVDEELRGKLGNRIYGCDDCLAACPWNKFAVAASDMRYAARDELKAPKLAELAVLDDAAFRAVFSGSPIKRIGRDRFVRNVLYAIGNSGQPDLQDVARGLAEDPDPAVADAARWAVQQLS, from the coding sequence ATGACTGCAGCGCTGAAAGAACGGCTGGTGGCACAGGCACTGGCCGAGGGGTTTGTCTCCTGCCGGGTCTGCCGTCCGTGGGACGTGCCGCAGGTGCCCGGGCGCCTGCGGGCGTTTTTGGACGCCGGGTATCACGGGCAGATGGGCTGGATGGCGGAGCGCAGCCATTGGCGGGGCGACCCGGCGCTGCTGTGGCCGGATGCGCGGTCGGTGATCATGCTGGCGGAGAGCTATACGCCGGACGAGGACCCGATGGCAGTGGTGGGCCAGGCCGACCGCGGAGCAGTCTCAGTCTATGCCCGTAACAAGGATTATCACGGCCTGGTCAAGAAACGGCTGAAGCGGCTGGCGCGCTGGCTGATTGCGGAGGCAGGGGAGGACTGCGAGGTCAAGGTTTTTGTTGATACCGCGCCAGTGCCTGAGAAGGCGCTGGGGATGGCGGCTGGACTGGGCTGGCAGGGAAAGCACAGCAATCTGGTGAGCCGCGATTGGGGGAATTGGGCTTTTCTAGGCTCTGTTTTCACCACAATTGAGCTGCCTGCCGATGACTCTGAGCGGGACCGCTGCGGGTCCTGCCGGGCCTGTTTGGACAGCTGTCCGACGGATGCTTTTCCGGCCCCCTATCAGGTTGATGCGCGGCGCTGCATTTCCTACCTCACCATTGAGCACAAGGGGCCGGTGGATGAAGAGCTGCGCGGAAAACTGGGCAACCGGATATATGGCTGCGATGACTGTCTGGCGGCCTGCCCCTGGAACAAGTTTGCGGTGGCGGCGAGTGACATGCGCTATGCTGCGCGCGATGAGCTGAAGGCGCCAAAACTGGCGGAGCTGGCGGTTCTGGACGACGCGGCTTTCCGGGCAGTGTTTTCCGGCTCACCGATTAAGCGGATTGGGCGGGACCGGTTTGTGCGCAATGTGCTCTATGCCATCGGCAATTCCGGCCAGCCGGACCTTCAGGACGTGGCACGCGGGCTGGCGGAGGACCCCGATCCGGCAGTTGCGGACGCGGCGCGATGGGCAGTTCAGCAGCTTTCGTGA